A single region of the Tigriopus californicus strain San Diego chromosome 8, Tcal_SD_v2.1, whole genome shotgun sequence genome encodes:
- the LOC131885129 gene encoding uncharacterized protein LOC131885129 — MHFPNRLWFSCWCLLNLVYIGAANFTTGQMVQMIQTDCGETCDTTITGPLGKYFNVLQKDFDCEDIVTNPILDYSSTSDKPPRLDELSDSIKSKFTYGNQFGLEYLYLDDSNGVTHNLKWTEQEVEQYRQSYRLGKLHGLYGFKACHDIGQHIRDHIQEQVQDGHVLVIGSQVPWLEAILLEHGAKKVTTLEYVPIDNQHPDLEVLDPKEFRKRFTEGALPQFDAMATFSSLEHSGLGRYGDGINPWGDLITMAKAWCVMRPGGRALVGVPVGYDAVLFNGCKLYGHLQLSHLFTNFEQIYTEANMTINAKDIPGEDRKYTNLFDYQPIFIIQKPLIDNKSEL; from the coding sequence ATGCATTTTCCAAACAGGCTATGGTTTTCCTGCTGGTGTCTGTTAAATCTAGTCTACATTGGAGCAGCAAATTTTACAACTGGTCAAATGGTACAGATGATCCAGACAGATTGTGGTGAGACTTGTGACACCACAATTACCGGACCccttggaaaatatttcaatgtaCTTCAAAAAGACTTTGATTGTGAAGATATTGTGACAAACCCAATCTTGGACTACAGCTCAACGTCGGACAAACCTCCCAGATTGGATGAATTATCCgattcaatcaaatccaaattcaCGTATGGCAATCAATTCGGCCTTGAGTATTTATATCTGGATGACTCCAATGGAGTAACTCATAACCTAAAATGGACGGAACAAGAAGTTGAGCAATATCGACAGAGCTATCGTCTCGGAAAATTGCACGGTCTGTACGGGTTTAAGGCGTGTCATGACATTGGACAGCATATCCGAGATCACATACAAGAACAAGTCCAAGATGGCCATGTTTTAGTGATTGGCAGCCAAGTCCCATGGTTAGAAGCCATTCTATTGGAGCACGGTGCCAAAAAGGTCACGACCTTGGAATACGTTCCCATTGACAACCAGCATCCGGATCTGGAGGTTCTTGATCCCAAAGAATTTCGGAAGCGCTTCACGGAAGGAGCTTTGCCACAATTTGATGCCATGGCTACATTTTCCTCTTTGGAACACAGCGGACTAGGTCGTTATGGAGATGGCATCAATCCTTGGGGAGATCTGATCACCATGGCCAAAGCTTGGTGTGTCATGCGCCCAGGGGGGAGAGCTCTGGTAGGAGTGCCCGTGGGCTATGACGCTGTTCTCTTCAATGGTTGCAAACTCTACGGCCACTTGCAACTGTCCCATTTGTtcaccaattttgaacaaatctaCACTGAAGCGAATATGACCATCAATGCCAAAGATATTCCCGGTGAAGACCGTAAATATACAAATCTGTTTGATTATCAACcaattttcatcattcaaAAGCCTCTGATCGATAATAAATCGGAACTTTAG